A stretch of DNA from Equus asinus isolate D_3611 breed Donkey chromosome 20, EquAss-T2T_v2, whole genome shotgun sequence:
CGGTCTCCTCTGGGGCCCCAGCCCTGACCCCAGAAGCTGACACTGGGAGCCCAGGGAGTGAATAAAAAGTCCTCGAAGTTCCAGTTACCCATAATCCTCTCCTGTCCCTGtgggattatttttaaaacacctgACGGCCTCCCCTGCCCACATCTGAGGAATATAATGGGGACCGGGGAGGGCAGGATAGAGAAATACTAGACGCAGAGATGGGGTCCTTGCCTTGTGGCCGAGAAAATGTGTGGATGGGGGTAGGGAACTGTAAATTCCCAGTCAGGCTGGTTTTTAAACAATGACCCGGGATCAGTGCCCCAGCCCAGCTGAGTCACCACAGCTTGGCAGCAGGCCCAGCCACAGGGAAGAGAGGGAGCAGCAGCCAGCCGGACACTGGGGGACAGATATGGCTGCTGGGGATGGTTGTGCAGGCTGCTCACTGCTCAAGGGTATCCATAGCCCAGCTTTGCATCCACCAGGGAGAAGGGgcactttttggtttttttaattctcacaaaggTGTGGCGGGAAGTGCTCAGTGGGGTCCTGGGAACGAGTCCCCAGAGGGTAGTGGAGCCTAAGCCCGCATACCTGGCTGGCCTCCCAGAATGTGAGCTGAGCCCAGGCTCGCTGTGGAGCCAAGATGCAGAAGCTGACGAAGGCACAGGCCATGGAGATGTGAAAGTAGAAAGGGAAGAGTTTGCTCTGCACGAGGCCGAAGGTATGTCGGGGAAGGGCTCGGAAAAGCACGAAGCCTGTGGGGGGCAGGGGATCACACGCCTATTAGGATAATTCCAGGTCCCCCTCTCAGTCCTGCCCCCACCCCGGTACCCATGTTGTCCAGGCCGAGGGTCCCTACCTGAGGCGAAGGTCACCCACATTTGCATGCCCCAGGCCCCTGACAAGACCAGTAGATGGACCACCTGAGTCAGGCTCCCCGAGCTCCCGCCATCCTCCATCTTGCAGGCCTGGGAAGGAGGCAGCGGCTGGCTCAGAGCTTGACCTTTGCCCCGTGGCCTTCAGACCCTGTGAGCCTGCAAGTGTCGCGGCCAATCCAGCAGAGATCCAGGGACAACAGCCCAAGAATGGGGGCTGGAAAGACCCAGAGCAGTCCTGTGACAACCCCCGACCCCATCTCTCCCAATGGCAGCCCCCAAGATCTCAGGCTCTCTGGACCCCAGCATCCATGCCACCTCCGAAACCCCCAATTTCAGCCCCAGAAACTTAAGCTTGCAGCCCTACGTCTTCAGAGATCACCCCAGTGACTCCCAAATATCACCCCGGCGACCCAGTTCTAACAGCACAGACCCCTGCTCTCCCAACAGGATCGCAGCTATCGCCACGAAGACCCCAAAGCACCCCCGGAGACCCCATCCAATCCTGGGACACGCCACATCTCAGGCCGGGGACCCGACCCCACTACTGGACCTCAACTCGCAGCACCCAGGAGTCCGAGACCAGAGGCCGAATCCGGGGGGCCAGACGGACTGGGCTCGGGGCCTCACTCCCGCGCTCCCGGGTGGCCCGCGGCCCTCCTCCGCCACCTCCCCTCGTGGGACCAAGAACTCGTCCCGCCTCCCAGCTAAGCCCGAAGCCAATCGGATTGTAGATCTGCCACCTCCTGTACCGCCTCTTAGATATTGACGAATCGACTAGCAGAAGCCAGCCTGGGGGCCCGCCCCCTCGTGGGCTTTTATCCAATTACACCGCGGCTCTGAGAGCAGCGGAAGCGGGAAGGCGCCAATGAGGCCTGGGGCTCAATCGGGGGGGCGGAGCTAAAATGCCGGCCACACCCCTCTCTGTGACTCTGCCTTTGGGCTCCGCGCGCGATGCGATGGTGTCCCCACGGGATCAAATTTCAGCGTCACAGCTGGGGGCTGGCTTCGCGGTCCCTGATGGGACAGCATGAGCAGGTGGTATGTGGTAGGTGCGGGTAGAAGGGAGTGGGGAGCCTGGCGGGCTCAGGACTCACggccccgggggcggggcccaggCCAATGACCCCGCCCCCTTCCCCGAATTCCCCCGGGAGGGACTTCGGGAGGAACGGCGGATGCCGGTCGAGGAGGGGGTCTCGACTGGGACCTGCCTGCAGGTGGCGTTCAGAAATGCgccttcccttttcccctctAAGCCTCCCAGGGCTCTTATCCTCCCCAGGTCCCAGGTTCTCAGCGTGACAAACAAGGACAAACATTGATGGCATGGATTAATTTACTTAATCACAACAACCCAGTAAGGTGGATAGTATGACATCCCATTTTTCTAGTTGGGGAGGCATCAGAGAGGTTCAATAACTCCTCCAatatcacacagctaggaaggggcagagctaggatttgaacccaggccagcCAGCTGGAGGGTCTCCTTGCttaatcatcatgctgtacatgcTCACTGAAAGGAAGGGCCTCCCTGAGGCAGTGACTCTTGAAGGGGTAGCCTAGAAGATTTTACCGAGGAGATGCTAAGTAGGGTTTTGAAGGGTACATACGAGTCTTCCAGGAGGGCTGGGCCAGGGGAAGGATACTAGagagcccagcaagggaagaagaagagaagggccTAGAGTGTGACCTTTCTGACTGACTGTGACCTAGAGTGAGATGCCCTTCACCTGGATGAAAGTTTTTCCAGGCAGACCTGCCCCAGGTTTGTCCATCTGTGCCAGCCCTCACAACAAGGGCAAGGGGTATGGACGTGAGACCCAGAGCTGAGTTCTTTCCTGTTCCCAGCCTCACCTAGCACAGGCCTGGGCCTCCattcagctaacatttattgaatagttaTGTCCTACCTCTCCTGCCCACACTCTATGGCTCCCATCTACCTGGggagccagggccagacttcccaGCTTGGCTTTCACTGCCCACTTGTGCTGGCCTGCAAACCTCCTGCCACTTCCTCTTGGCCCTGCCTCCAACCATCCTGAATTTCTCAACACAGGGCACGTGGTTCCACACCTACCAGCTTCGGCACAGGCTGCCTCCTGCCAGGAGCTCCCTTCCTTTCGGGCTCAACGTTAAGATCCCTTTTTTCTTGTAGGCTCTTCTGAGGCCTTACCTCCTCCTGTGGGGTCTTCTGGGTCCTTCTAACTGCCCAGCCCAACCCCTGGGGCTGAGATCCTCTTCCATCTGGCTCAGTTCGGGCTCCTACCCTAACTGGGAGGCCCAGTGTTGAGGGCCGAGGCCTCTCTGGGGCACTAGGGAGGGTCTGGGAGTGTCAGGACATGGGGGCTCATCTCAGGGCAGCCTCCTGTCCCCTCTACTGGAAGCAACCCCCTTCTGGCTGGCCTACCGCAGGACCCAGACTTCTCCAGGCCTCTCTACTgctgccctctctctccctccaacgTGGGTTCACCTGCTAACAGGAAGTGTGACAAGTACTTGGGTTCGTTGAGGGACTGCCctggggagtggggagctggGAGGACCTGGAGTCCTCTGCACTGGCCTTCAGGAAGCCCCCCGTCCCCAGGTTCTTCCTCAGACAAGACCTTGGATTATACCATCCACTGGTCTAGGACCTCAGAGCCAGAGGCCTTGGGGCCGGCTGCTTCTGAGGACACAGTGACCAGCGTAGACTGGAAGCCAGGGAGGGACTTGAGGTCGCAGTCACGTGAGGCTTCCCCCTTCCCCGACCCAGACCCACAGGAGCACTCTAATGACCGGGACCTTCTGAAGAGACATCACAGCGTCGTCGCTAAGGTCACCCCTACCCCGAAACCCTTTCCTGCTGCACCACAATCCACTGCTGTAGGGCTTGGAGGAGGGTGTGGGGCCGGGGGGGGTGTCTTCCTCAAGAACCCTCACATGGTGTGTCCTCAGCGCCCAGAACAGCACCCAGCACTCAGCAGGCCGGCATTGAAAATGTCTTAAATGCGTAGATGAAGGAATGAATAGAACAGATGTGTGATCGTGTGTCTGATCTCTGGGTGtcactgtctgtgtgtctgcGTGGTTGTGATTGTGTGTCTGAGATGGGTGTGAGTGGATGCTCTGGGTCTTATGACTTAGCCTGCACGGCTGTGTCTGAGGTTGTGGAGATGGTTGTGTTTCAATGACCATGTGTGGATGTGTGTCAGGCGCTATTGCTGTCCCCTGGAAACGTTGTTGATGTCATTTGCCCCTAAGTAGGAGCCCAAATAAGAGATGGGGCTCCACAGGTGCGTGCTGTCATGGGCAGCCCACAGGCCCACACACAAAGGGGACAAGCCACACAAGTGCCCTTCTGAGCATGTGCAGGCCGGGGGGGTGCATGTATGTGCCTAGAGGCAGCTTTGGCGGCACTCTGGGTCTGAGACACTCAGAACTCAGCAGCCCCAACTCCTGTGCAACAGCCCCACGCTGGGTTGGGGTGAGTGGAGAGGCAGCCAGGGATGAATTTCTACTGCCCCCCTTCTCTAGAAGCCCTTGGAGAGCAGCTCTTCCAAAATCAAAGGTGAGGACCCTTCCTCTCAACAAGACTGCCTGCCTGTTCCTACTTCCACCCTCTGCCCCAATGTTGGCAGGCCTCTGCCATTGCCACTCGTTCATCAGCTGACTCTTGCCCCTGACCTTGCCCTCCATCATTGTCCCCGACTTTGACTCCTATTCCTGCCTCTACTCAGCCTCAATGGACCCTCACTCCTAAACTTGCTCCCTACCCTGAGCCTCTGCTGACCTCTGCCCTGCCgttgcccctgcccccacccctcccagcctccGTTGACCCTCACCTCTGCCCACAGTTAAGTCCACTGTGATGATTCCTGATGCCCAGAAGCTCCTGCGATGCGAACTGGAGTCACTCAAGAGCCAGCTACAGGCCCAGACCAAGGTGAGCCGCCTGGGCCCCACCCTTGGCAACCTCTGCCCCTGTTGCCCCCCCTACCCCACTCCTGCCCCCAGGCCTGACCTCTTCCCCTAAGGCTTTCGAGTTCCTCAACCACTCGGTGACCATGTTGGAGAAAGAGAGCTGTCTGCAGCAAATCAAGATCCAACAGCTTGAAGGTAAGCACTTGCCGAGGGTCGAGGGCAGGCTGGAGGCCGGTCCTGTCCAGGCCAGCCGGATGAGGGCGagggaagtggcagagcctgggttCAGGGCCGGGGTCTGGCCAGGGTTAGGGCAGACTAGGTTGAAAGCTCGGCTCGGGCTGTGCTTGGGGCTCAGGCAAGGTCTTACCCAATGTGCAGAGGTGCTGGGCGCCACGATCCGTCAGCCGGGCAAGGAGGGACACAAGTGGAGCATGGAGCAGGGACAGCAGGAGCTGTACGGGGCCCTGGCGCAAGGCCTGCAGGGGCTGCAGAAGACCCTCCGAGAGAGCGAGGAGGTGCAGAGGGCCCGCACCACGCGCTGCCTGCAGCTGCTGGCCCAGGAGATCCGGGACAGGTGGGCCTCTCCAGGAGGGCGGCCTGGAGGTTGCAGCAGGAaagggaggccagggagggggagggggaggcgggaTGGAGGAcctgggagaggcctggggaAGGGAGCCAGGGGGGCcaaggaagggatggagggagacaggaggcagtGGGTGAGATGTGGGAGACTGGGTGGCCAGAAGGCAGGGAAGAcaggaggctggaggtggggtggggagggaggccaggggaTCAGGAAGCCGGGGGTGGTCTGGgaagctggagggagggaaggttgaggggggcagaggctgggggtaTGGGAGGTCGGGGGGAGATGGGAGTCAAAGGAACAGGAGGCTGGAGGTCAGGAGGCGAGGACAGGGGGCTGGGGGGTTTGGAGTTGGAGGAATACTAGTAGGAGGGGAAAGGTGGGTGAGCAGGTCGGAGGAGGAAACAGAGCCTGGGGGACAAGTGGTTGAACAGATGGGAGCATAGGAGGTGGAGGAGACTTCAGGAGGTAAGTGGGCAAATgagaggccaggaggccaggATGTGGGAGGCCAGGGGCCGGGCTGGGAGGATGGGTCTAGGCTGCACTGTCCCCTCAGCAAGAAGTTCCTGTGGGAGGAGCTGGAGCTGGTGCGGGAGGAGGTGACCTTCATCTATCAAAAGCTTCGTGAGTGCCCGGAGCCAACAGCCGGGAGGGGGGTGCTTCTGTGGCCCTGCCCCCCTgagtcccctccccccacagagACGCAGGAGGAGGAGATCACAGAGAACCTGCTGAACATCCAGAAGATGCAGAAGAACCAGGTGAAGTGCCGCAAGGTGAGCGGAGAGGACGGGGACCCTGCATGAGCTGGCAGGGGGGGAATCTCTGCCGGCCTCCACCATCGGACTGGAGCTagaaggcctgggttcaaatctcagctctgccacttactgctgtgtgactgtgggcaagccTCTtcacatctctgggcctcagtgtcctcatgtgTAGAATGGGCATAACGACACATCCCTACCTGAAGGGGCAGCTGCATGTAACGAGTGCATGGCATGGTCACCTGTCACCATCGTCGTCATTACTCTTGCTCTTCTCTCATCCCCTGGGCCCCAGGTCCTGACCAAGATGAAGCAGCAGGGGTACGAGGCATCCAACTGGCCGGAGACTGAGGAGACGCCGCCAGGAGGCAATGGCTCCTGGAGGGATGACCTCAAGAAGGAGCTGAGTGACATATGGTGATGCCCAGCTCCCACCCTCACCTCTGACCCCTGACCCTCatgtgccctgccctcccccgagTCAGATCAAGCAGCGACCACGAACCCATCGGAGTCCAGACCTCGCTCTCCTCCCAagactcccctccccctctgtccccaccgcagccccctgccccaggcctcaaCAGCCGAGTCTCCCCCTCGGCCCCAGCTCCCCCTCTGTCCGCAGGTCCGCTGTTCACGTGCTGCAGAACTCCTTTGACGGCCTCACCCTCTCCTCGGGGGGCCGCCCCAGGGCCTCGAGCCTCAGAGGTGAGGGGTCAGCCTCCAGCTTCATGCACGGAGGTCCTGTTCAGAAGCCATATTGGGGGTCACGTCTGTTGGGTCTTATTCTGGGATCACTTTACGGAGTCCCTGGCGGCTTCATCCGGGGCTCACTCAGGGTCACTAGGATCTTTTTTAAAGATCAGTGGGGTCAAATTCAAGGGTCACTGATGTCACACTTGGGTGTCACACTCGGTCACATTCAAGGGACACTGGTTTATATTCAGAGGTCACTCAAGGGTCATATTCAGGGTCAGTGCGTGCAGGGTCAGAATTACACCTGCCCCTCCTGCAGGTTACAAGGGGCACCGCTGCCTGAGCCCTCCACGCCCCTCCTGGGACTCCGACTCCGACTCCGACCCGGACCCTTCCCAGCCGTTCAGCAAGAGCCGCTGCTTCCCGCCTGGTGTGCagcctcctccaccccaccccaacctgcCCCTCCTCTCCTACCCTGGGATCCCAGTCTGCaccctcccagctcccagcctgggcaCCTGCTCCCTGACCTCCAGCCCTGGGGCCCCCTGGACCGGGCAGGCTCTGACCCACCCTCTCTCTCCGCAGCCTGAGCAGCCGGGACTGCTCTCCCCGAAGACCcctcagagagaaaataaactagCCGAGACCCTTCTCCACCTGTGGGCCGTTGCTCCTGCTGCTTCCTGTGCCTGGGAaggacccccctccccccagtttACTCCCCAGTGTTGGGGAGCGTGCAGAGACCCCAGGAGCTGTTTGGGATGCATGGGCCTAGGGTCAAGGGACAGTGTGAGGCCAGATTTAGTCTGTGACAAGGTCAGAGGGCAATCTGTCCAGGTATGAGGGACCAGACAGGCTCTTCCACATTAGCCACCAGCCTTCCTTTCTGGAGGGCCGTGGCGATCTGGCTTGTTGCCCCTACTGcccaagtggggaaactgagctcCGAGGAGGTCTCGCTCTGCCGCCCCCGCCCTCCTCgtcccctcagcctcctccccacccaagGTCCTCCGTCTCAACCTCCGTTCTTTCATTCTCACCGGAATCTTTTCTGACACGCTCCGCCCCCCAGAGCAGCCGAGGCCCCGCCCCGGATTACGCTAATGACTCGCGGCGAGGCCCCGCCCCACGGGGCTATGCAAATAAGGCGCCTGGAGGCCCCGCCCCTCGGGCGGCCGCGGAGTCTGCGCGGCGCGGGCGGACGGGCCCTCGGCGTCTCCGTGTCCGCGTCCGCCCGCTGGGTCGGCTGTCTGTCCGTCCGTCCCGCCGCGCCGGGGCTGTCCAGGCGGAGTCGGGGCTCCGCGGCGGCAGCCTCGATCCGGTGAGGGGGAGGGGCTTGGGGCGCCACCCCTATCCCCTCTGGCGGGCTTCTGACTccggtctgtctgtctgtctgtctgcccgGGTTTGGGTTCCTGCGGGTCGGTCCCCTGAGGGTCCAGCgcgaggcgggggaggggaggcggcgAGCTGAGGCTTGGGGACcccgggctgggggaggggagcgtgCGGAGGGGACCCTGGGCTTGAGAAGCCAGGCGGCGGTGGGGAGGGTGACTGTGATTATGTGCTTGTCATTAGGTGTCAGTGTGTGGTTGTGTAACTGTCATTGTGTGGCTTCGGGGGGTGTccgtgtggtgtgtgtgtggctgtcaTTGTGTGGCTGTCGCCGTGGGTGTCACCGtgctggtgtgtgtgtctgtgttgtgtGACTGCTCTCACTGTGATTGTGTGGCTGTCTTGGTGTCTCTGTGGCTGTGTGCCTATGACTGTTGTGATGTGGCTGCTGTTGTGTGTTCCTTCTGAGGGTGGGGGGCCGTTTTTGTGTTCTAGTGCATGCCTGTGATCATGCACCTTTCTCGTGTGGCTGGGTGGCTTCTGTGTGTGAGTCGGTGTCATGGTCCACGTATGTGCCCTTGGCTGGCCATGTGGCTGTGGTTGTAGATGGCACCGTGTCTCTCCTATGACTATTAGTGCGGACGAGAGACTTAACGTGTGTGGCTATCATTGAGTGTCTTGTAATTGGGGGGTGTGACACTGTGACCAGTTCTATGACCCCCATTGTGTGTGGTGACTCTTTCTGATGTGACTCTTAAGTGTGTTGGCAGCCCTGAGTCTATGTCCCTCATGGTGGTGGGGTGAGGGCTTGTGGGGACCGGATGTGGGGCTGCGAGGTGTGTGAAGGACCTCTTGTTGTGTCcctgtgactgtgtgtgtgtgtgggggggtagtTGTTTGATCTGTGTGGGTGTCAGTGACAGGCTGTGTGCACACTGTGCTGTGAGTGTGGTATTTgggatggaggctgtggctgaGTTGTGTACTCTGGGGGTGTCAGTGTGTGTGATTGTGTCTCTGGGAGGGTAAGGGGGCCGTGGCCAGGTGGGCACCTGGGATCTCTGGTGACCCTCACCGCTTATGTCATGCCACAGAGCAAGCTGCGTGGATGGGGCACTGGACCCAGAGTGACTGCCCTCACTTGCCCGGGCCTCAGGTTGCACGTCTGTGCAATGGGGGTGACCATCCCTGTCCTGCTGGCCGCCAGGAGCAGCTGTGAGTCTGTGGGTGTGGCGGCAGTGGCCTGTGGGAAGCCATAGGGCCCTTTCACAGGTGAGGGCAGCTGGGAGAATGGGTCAAGCAGGTGTGACTGTGTTGGCCCTTCACTGCTGgacttgggggaggggggagcacGTGAGGGGGAGATAGCCCCCTCGTGATCCAGGGAGGCAGacgggctgggaggagggggggagggagagagggagaggcagctgggagagaaggagggccTGGCCATCAGCCCAAACCAGTCAGGCACAGCCCATGGGGACTGGAGAGAGAGGCGCCTGTGGGCCATGGGGGAGGggcctggtgggggtgggggacacagcATGGGGTCCCCTGTAAAATGCATGGGGAAAGAGGATGGGGTCTCCTAAACACCAGTGGGGGCGAGGACCCTTTTAAAGGGACCCTTCTGTGTGGAGGAGGGGTCCCCATTAAGCTGGAGGTCTTCAAAAGCCCaagggggggggaggggctggccccgtggccgagtggttgagttcgcgctctccgctgcggcggcccagagttcggatcctgggcgcggacatggcaccgctcgtcaggccacgttaaggcggcgtcccacatcccacaactagaaggacatgcaactaagatatacaactgtgtgtgtgtgtgggggggggggggttggggagataaagcagaaaaaaaaagattggcatcagttgttagcccaggtgccatccttaaaaaaaaaaaagattggcaacagttgttagcccaggtgccaatctttaaggaaaaaagaaaaaaggcaagggGAGGGGTCCCGCTTGGTAAGGAGGACAGACCCTCCTGAAGGGTATGGGGTGGGAATCTCTgatgtaggctgtgagagcagaAGACTGCTAGAGAATCTGTGGGGTCCCTGGAAGAGGCTGAGCCGAGCTTCTTGTTCAGGGGAGGCCTGAGCCTCCAATGGGCAGGGGCGTGGCCAGAAGGCTTAGGGGGCGGGGCCATGGCTCCTAGTGGGTGTGGCCAGAGGACTCCACAGGGGCGGGTGTCCCGAGCCTCCCCCTAGGCCGGGCCCTGGTGGCCCCACTCCCTCTCGCCTCCGCAGGCCCGGCCTTCGCCATGGCGGGAGGGAGACCGCAGCTGAAGAGGAGTTTCTCCATCATTCCCTGCTTCGTCTTCGTGGAGGTGAGGAGCTGGTCCCTCCCCAGACCCCCAGGGGGGAAGAGGTGCATTCAGAAGTGTCACTCCGGGGCTCCAAACCCGCTCTGCCCATCCTTACTGAGGGCACCTCACATAccctcctgagcctcagtttcctcatctgtcaaatgggcatAGAGTCCTTCTCTCCTAGGGCTGTTCTGAAGGTGAAATGTTTTAATTCGCAGAGGTTTAGGCTGATGCCCCACGCACAGTAAGGGTTGTACCTGTGGGAGCTGCTAGGACTTCTCCTATTAGCCTTATTTCTTTCCCTGTTGGTCTGTCCCTCCACCACCCACTGTCTGTCTCTCTGGTCTGAGCCCTGGCGCTGTCCTCGCTCTCCCTCCGCAATGtcatctcctctcttcctctctctctttcttctccttccgtCTTCATCTCTTTCTTCGTGTCTCCCAGGCCCCGAcccttctctcacctccttccccacctctctctctctctgttgctcTTCCTCAGTCttgatctctctctgtctctctccctcatctctgtctctctccatctttgtgtctctgtctctatggccccagctcaggcctgaccctctttcttctctctccgtctctctccgCCCTCCTCCGCTGGGCAACAGTCGGTGTTGCTGGGCGTCGTGGTCCTGCTGGCTTACCGTCTGGAGTTCACTGACACCTTTCCCGTGCACACCCAGGGCTTCTTCTGTTATGACAGTACCTACGCCAAGCCCTACCCCGGGCCTGAGGCTGCCAGCCGAGCGCCTCCCGCACTCATCTACGCCCTGGTCACAGCGGGGCCCACCCTCACGGTGAGATGGGGGGTAGCCTGAGTCCGACTGTGGGGAGCACCTCCCAGGAGGCAGCAGGGCCAGGTGGAACTGGGCGGAGGGCTGGGCTGGATGGCCAGAAGACCCCGCCTTGGTCTTGCCCACAGATCCTGCTGGGGGAGCTGGCCCGTGCCTTTTTCCCTGCGCCACCTTCCAGTGTCCCCATCATCGGGGAGAGCACCATCGTGTCCGGGGCCTGCTGCCGCTTCAGCCCCCCGCTGCGGAGGCTGGTCCGCTTTCTGGGTGAGTGACGCAGCCAGGGGTCAGAGGGTTGTAAGCCCGGCTCAGCCATAATAAGAATTCCAGGGGGAAGAGGGCCTAGAATTACCGTGATGGCGACTTCAAGGGACAAAGAGGGACTTGGGCTCAGGCCAGGCAGAGTTGGGGTCCTAAGGACATGGGAGGGGCCCAAACCAACTATGACGGCAGCTGTAAGAGGAGGGCCCTAAATTCCCACAATGGCAGTCTCAGATGGAGAGACTATCCTTGAGACCCCGGCTGTGCTTCAGATGTGGTCCTAGCCCCAGGGGAGgccatgggggaggggaggggcagagctCATCCGTAATGGTGGTCCCTGTGGCAGCGGGCTGGGTATGCAGCTCTGGCTGATCAGTGACCTAGGGGAAATGTAGTCAACTCAGTAACAGCGAGTCCAGGGGCAGGTATAAAGAAGCCAAGAAATGCCATCGGGTGGTCCTAGGAGGTCCTGGCATGGGCCCAATCCTGATGTAATGCTGTTGAGGGGTCCCAGCCCACCTAAATGGGGTTCTAGGGAGAGCCCACTGGTGACATAGTGGTAATCCCAGAGGAACAGAGGCCCGGCGTACTGTAATGAGGGTCCCAGGGGCAAGAGGCCCAGAGTGCCAACGTGGTGGTCCCAAGGGAAGACGGCTGTAAATCAGAGGCCCAGATGGGCCTTAAGGGGGCTCACAGGAGGAGGGTCACTGGGACATGAGGGCCCCGGGCATGAacgccctctcccaccccacccccaggggtCTACTCCTTCGGCCTCTTCACCACGACCATCTTCGCCAACGCGGGGCAGGTGGTGACCGGCAACCCCACGCCGCACTTCCTGTCCGTGTGCCGCCCGAACTACACGGCCCTAGGCTGCCCGCCGCCCTCACCCGACCGCCCGGGGCCCGACCGCTTCGTCACCGACCAGGGTGCCTGCGCCGGCAGCCCCAGCCTGGTGGCCGCTGCACGCCGCGCCTTCCCCTGCAAGGACGCGGCCCTTTGCGCCTACGCGGTCACCTACACGGCGGTGAGCCCCAAATTGGCGGcgtggcggtgggggtggggggcggggaggaggccACCTGGACTGGAACCTCCAATCCTCGGCGGGGCGAGGCCACGCCCCGGCGCTGTGACACCACTCCGAGGGCGGAGTCTGCCCGCTAGAGGCTCTGACTCCTCCCCTCGGGCCTCGGCCACGCCCCCGAGTCTGGTTTGAGGTGGTCTTGACTGCGCGCCTTGGTGTCTGGCCATGCCTCCTGACCCGGTAATGCCGCCCCCCAGGAGGCTGTTGGCTCCGCCCTGTGGGACCAGGATACATTCCCTGGAGCCTAGTCACGTCCCCAGGATGCTAAGGGTCCTGGATAGTAGCTGAGACTCTGGGCTGATGGGTTTTCAACTCCGCCTCCTGGAGTCTTCGCCCCACCCATTCTCGCCCTTTGTTGGCCTGGCCACGCCCCTGACTGTTGACTCTGTCCCTGCTGTTCGCTGGTCACATCTTCTGCTGCTTTGACTTCTTTTTTGGTGTGGGGACTTCTCACCCTGTCGGTGGTCCCCTGGGGTTTGGGGATTCCACCTCCTGGGGCTCCTGCACCCGCCCCTTTGGCAGTAACTCCACCCTCTGGTTCTTTGGCCGACCCCTAACCCAACAAGCATCTTTCCCCCATTTGTGACTGGTCCAAGGGAGACCTGGACCCCAGGCCCTGTCTACTGCTATTTGGTGCTCTAGCCACGCCCCCAGCCCTGCAAGGGCCCGCTGGGAGTCCGTGACTCCATCCTCTGAACTCTTGTCCCGCTGGCTCAGTTCTCTGGAGCCCCTGGCCACAGCCTCCAGC
This window harbors:
- the PLPPR2 gene encoding phospholipid phosphatase-related protein type 2 isoform X1; protein product: MGVTIPVLLAARSSCPAFAMAGGRPQLKRSFSIIPCFVFVESVLLGVVVLLAYRLEFTDTFPVHTQGFFCYDSTYAKPYPGPEAASRAPPALIYALVTAGPTLTILLGELARAFFPAPPSSVPIIGESTIVSGACCRFSPPLRRLVRFLGVYSFGLFTTTIFANAGQVVTGNPTPHFLSVCRPNYTALGCPPPSPDRPGPDRFVTDQGACAGSPSLVAAARRAFPCKDAALCAYAVTYTAMYVTLVFRVKGSRLVKPSLCLALLCPAFLVGVVRVAEYRNHWSDVLAGFLTGAAIATFLVTCVVHNFQSRPPSGRRLSPWEDLGQAPTMDNPLEKLSVAQEPEACRPHSTPARLTPSKPQNCARRGHLIPSCVSSRAPAMCSSPRVPRPRLRSEPTPLPLPLPLPAPTPSQGPSPSSPGPGGPGGGGGRGRKLLLPTPLLRDLYTLSGLYPSPFHRDNFSPYLFASRDHLL
- the PLPPR2 gene encoding phospholipid phosphatase-related protein type 2 isoform X3 produces the protein MGVTIPVLLAARSSCPAFAMAGGRPQLKRSFSIIPCFVFVESVLLGVVVLLAYRLEFTDTFPVHTQGFFCYDSTYAKPYPGPEAASRAPPALIYALVTAGPTLTILLGELARAFFPAPPSSVPIIGESTIVSGACCRFSPPLRRLVRFLGVYSFGLFTTTIFANAGQVVTGNPTPHFLSVCRPNYTALGCPPPSPDRPGPDRFVTDQGACAGSPSLVAAARRAFPCKDAALCAYAVTYTAMYVTLVFRVKGSRLVKPSLCLALLCPAFLVGVVRVAEYRNHWSDVLAGFLTGAAIATFLVTCVVHNFQSRPPSGRRLSPWEDLGQAPTMDNPLEKLSVAQEPEACRPHSTPARLTPSKPQNCARRGHLIPSCVSSRAPAMCSSPRVPRPRLSGLYPSPFHRDNFSPYLFASRDHLL
- the PLPPR2 gene encoding phospholipid phosphatase-related protein type 2 isoform X5, whose translation is MGVTIPVLLAARSSCPAFAMAGGRPQLKRSFSIIPCFVFVESVLLGVVVLLAYRLEFTDTFPVHTQGFFCYDSTYAKPYPGPEAASRAPPALIYALVTAGPTLTILLGELARAFFPAPPSSVPIIGESTIVSGACCRFSPPLRRLVRFLGVYSFGLFTTTIFANAGQVVTGNPTPHFLSVCRPNYTALGCPPPSPDRPGPDRFVTDQGACAGSPSLVAAARRAFPCKDAALCAYAVTYTAMYVTLVFRVKGSRLVKPSLCLALLCPAFLVGVVRVAEYRNHWSDVLAGFLTGAAIATFLVTCVVHNFQSRPPSGRRLSPWEDLGQAPTMDNPLEKNPRPAGRIRHRHGSPHPSRRTAPAVAT
- the PLPPR2 gene encoding phospholipid phosphatase-related protein type 2 isoform X6 — translated: MAGGRPQLKRSFSIIPCFVFVESVLLGVVVLLAYRLEFTDTFPVHTQGFFCYDSTYAKPYPGPEAASRAPPALIYALVTAGPTLTILLGELARAFFPAPPSSVPIIGESTIVSGACCRFSPPLRRLVRFLGVYSFGLFTTTIFANAGQVVTGNPTPHFLSVCRPNYTALGCPPPSPDRPGPDRFVTDQGACAGSPSLVAAARRAFPCKDAALCAYAVTYTAMYVTLVFRVKGSRLVKPSLCLALLCPAFLVGVVRVAEYRNHWSDVLAGFLTGAAIATFLVTCVVHNFQSRPPSGRRLSPWEDLGQAPTMDNPLEKNPRPAGRIRHRHGSPHPSRRTAPAVAT
- the PLPPR2 gene encoding phospholipid phosphatase-related protein type 2 isoform X4 → MAGGRPQLKRSFSIIPCFVFVESVLLGVVVLLAYRLEFTDTFPVHTQGFFCYDSTYAKPYPGPEAASRAPPALIYALVTAGPTLTILLGELARAFFPAPPSSVPIIGESTIVSGACCRFSPPLRRLVRFLGVYSFGLFTTTIFANAGQVVTGNPTPHFLSVCRPNYTALGCPPPSPDRPGPDRFVTDQGACAGSPSLVAAARRAFPCKDAALCAYAVTYTAMYVTLVFRVKGSRLVKPSLCLALLCPAFLVGVVRVAEYRNHWSDVLAGFLTGAAIATFLVTCVVHNFQSRPPSGRRLSPWEDLGQAPTMDNPLEKLSVAQEPEACRPHSTPARLTPSKPQNCARRGHLIPSCVSSRAPAMCSSPRVPRPRLSGLYPSPFHRDNFSPYLFASRDHLL